A window of the Deltaproteobacteria bacterium genome harbors these coding sequences:
- the trpD gene encoding anthranilate phosphoribosyltransferase, producing the protein MIQEAISKVVGGTNLSEEEMVKVMTQIMTGGASDAQIGSFITALRMKGETIEEITGAARVMREKALHIEAGEGRIVDTCGTGGDSLGSFNISTTAAFIAAGAGIKVAKHGNRSVSSKSGSADVLRSLGINVEAEVSRVEECIQQVGIGFLFAPLLHGAMKYAIGPRREIAIRTIFNILGPLTNPAKADSQVMGVYDENLTDNLANVLAKLGSKHAMVVHGMDGLDEITLTTVTKVSEVKEGNVKTFNFIPEDYNLERCSMEDLKGGDSEANAGITLGILNGEKGPKRDIAIVNAAAAIVAGGGAKDIKEGLTIAAESIDSGAAMEKLEGLKEVSNR; encoded by the coding sequence ATGATTCAGGAAGCAATCTCAAAGGTCGTAGGGGGAACAAACCTCAGTGAAGAGGAAATGGTTAAGGTCATGACACAAATCATGACGGGTGGGGCCAGTGACGCGCAGATAGGGAGCTTTATTACGGCGCTGAGGATGAAGGGGGAGACAATTGAAGAGATAACGGGCGCTGCCAGGGTTATGAGGGAGAAGGCGCTTCATATTGAAGCCGGAGAGGGAAGGATCGTAGATACTTGCGGAACGGGCGGTGACAGTTTGGGTTCCTTTAATATTTCAACAACGGCTGCTTTTATCGCGGCAGGCGCCGGCATAAAAGTGGCCAAACATGGTAACCGTTCCGTATCGAGTAAATCAGGGAGCGCCGATGTACTTAGAAGTCTTGGTATTAATGTAGAGGCTGAAGTTAGCAGGGTAGAGGAGTGTATCCAGCAAGTGGGTATCGGTTTTCTTTTTGCTCCCCTTCTTCATGGCGCTATGAAATATGCTATTGGACCCAGACGGGAGATAGCCATCAGGACCATTTTTAATATTCTCGGTCCTCTGACCAATCCTGCCAAGGCTGATTCACAGGTGATGGGTGTTTATGATGAAAACCTGACGGACAACCTCGCCAATGTGCTGGCAAAACTTGGTAGCAAACATGCCATGGTCGTTCACGGTATGGATGGACTCGATGAGATAACGCTCACGACGGTTACCAAGGTGTCGGAAGTGAAGGAGGGTAATGTTAAAACCTTTAACTTTATCCCCGAAGATTACAATTTGGAACGCTGCAGCATGGAAGACCTCAAGGGAGGCGATTCTGAAGCCAATGCCGGGATTACACTTGGAATATTGAATGGGGAGAAGGGCCCTAAAAGAGATATCGCCATTGTCAATGCTGCCGCAGCCATTGTGGCTGGTGGAGGGGCTAAGGACATAAAAGAAGGGTTGACTATTGCTGCCGAATCCATTGATTCAGGTGCTGCTATGGAAAAGCTGGAAGGGCTTAAGGAAGTGTCAAACCGGTAA
- a CDS encoding YggS family pyridoxal phosphate-dependent enzyme, with protein MSHIEENLIYVGEKIAKAAERSGRNTDEVHLVAVSKTFDAGYVKEAVKAGQSLFGENRVQEARDKVPLVDEGAQWHMIGRLQKNKAKYIPGLFDMVHSVDSLELAQSLNDAMEKALERGKELKSDLLPVLVQVNIAEEEQKGGTKESETADLVKKISFLPRLKVKGLMIIPPFSDNPENSRPYYKKLKEMRDSIDAMNIPNVEMTHLSMGMSGDYEVAVEEGATFVRVGSAIFGKRDYLE; from the coding sequence ATGAGTCACATCGAAGAAAACCTGATTTACGTCGGGGAAAAAATAGCGAAAGCTGCCGAAAGGTCCGGTAGAAATACGGACGAGGTGCATCTTGTGGCCGTTTCCAAAACTTTTGATGCCGGGTATGTTAAGGAAGCGGTTAAGGCCGGTCAGTCACTTTTTGGAGAAAACAGGGTACAGGAGGCGCGCGACAAGGTCCCCCTCGTTGATGAAGGCGCTCAGTGGCACATGATCGGGCGGCTTCAGAAGAACAAGGCCAAATATATTCCCGGTCTTTTTGATATGGTCCATTCCGTTGATTCCTTGGAATTGGCCCAATCTCTTAATGATGCCATGGAAAAGGCCCTGGAAAGAGGAAAGGAACTAAAGTCGGATCTCTTGCCTGTTCTCGTCCAGGTCAATATTGCCGAAGAGGAACAAAAGGGAGGCACAAAAGAATCAGAGACGGCTGATCTTGTTAAAAAAATCTCTTTTTTGCCCCGTCTCAAAGTAAAGGGGCTCATGATCATTCCTCCCTTCAGTGATAATCCCGAAAATTCGAGGCCTTACTACAAAAAGCTAAAGGAAATGAGAGACAGCATTGACGCCATGAATATTCCCAATGTGGAAATGACGCATCTTTCTATGGGAATGAGTGGCGATTATGAGGTAGCCGTTGAAGAGGGGGCTACTTTTGTTCGTGTGGGCAGCGCTATTTTTGGGAAAAGGGATTATTTGGAATAG
- a CDS encoding YebC/PmpR family DNA-binding transcriptional regulator: MAGHSKWSNIKRRKGAVDAKRGKIFTRLAKEIIVAAKIGGGDPSGNPRLRTAIAAARAENMPKDNIEKAIKKGTGELESVNYEECTYEGYGPGGVAILIEVMTDNKNRTLPEIRSTMNKNSGNMGESGSVAWMFDRKGLIAVNCSDTTEDELMEAALEAGAEDIVTEDDVFEVYTDQSAFEEVRKAIEEANIPVLSAEITMKPQNTIKLEGKEAEQMIRLMDKLEDLDDIQKVHANFDIADEVMEALEA, from the coding sequence GTGGCAGGACACAGCAAATGGAGTAACATAAAGAGGAGAAAAGGGGCTGTTGACGCCAAGCGGGGGAAAATCTTTACAAGGCTTGCCAAAGAGATCATTGTTGCGGCAAAGATAGGCGGAGGAGACCCTTCGGGGAATCCGAGACTAAGAACTGCCATTGCCGCGGCCAGGGCAGAAAATATGCCCAAAGACAATATTGAAAAGGCGATTAAAAAGGGAACCGGTGAGCTGGAAAGTGTAAACTACGAGGAATGTACCTACGAGGGCTATGGGCCCGGTGGTGTAGCCATCCTCATTGAAGTCATGACGGACAACAAAAACAGGACGCTGCCTGAAATCCGTTCCACTATGAACAAGAATAGCGGCAATATGGGTGAAAGCGGTTCCGTTGCATGGATGTTTGATCGCAAGGGCCTTATTGCAGTCAATTGCAGCGATACTACGGAAGATGAACTGATGGAAGCAGCCCTTGAAGCGGGCGCAGAAGATATCGTCACCGAAGACGATGTTTTTGAAGTTTATACGGATCAATCGGCCTTTGAAGAGGTCCGGAAAGCCATAGAAGAAGCAAACATCCCTGTCCTTTCAGCAGAAATCACCATGAAGCCGCAAAATACGATCAAGCTGGAAGGCAAAGAAGCGGAACAGATGATTCGCCTTATGGATAAACTGGAAGATCTCGACGATATTCAGAAGGTTCATGCCAACTTCGACATTGCTGATGAAGTCATGGAAGCATTGGAGGCATAA
- a CDS encoding phosphoribosylanthranilate isomerase yields the protein MVKVKICGITKLEDALAAAECGAHALGFVFFRKSPRYIEPDKALEIINQLPPFITPVGLFVNEAESRVWDILNTTGINVVQFHGDEAPPYTESFQVRVIKAIRVKSEESLSAAAAYSCSSILLDAWSPQAYGGTGKKFDWDILRRIGINKRVILAGGLNPDNVAYAIKLVKPYGVDVSSGVEISPGIKDHEKIKCFIERVQEAAETVNDQG from the coding sequence ATGGTTAAAGTTAAAATCTGCGGAATAACAAAACTTGAAGATGCTCTTGCTGCGGCTGAATGCGGCGCTCATGCGCTGGGCTTCGTTTTTTTTAGAAAAAGTCCCCGTTACATCGAGCCTGACAAGGCGCTGGAGATCATAAATCAACTCCCTCCTTTTATTACGCCCGTCGGCCTTTTCGTTAATGAAGCGGAAAGCAGGGTATGGGATATTCTCAATACAACGGGCATAAACGTTGTCCAGTTTCATGGCGATGAGGCGCCTCCCTATACCGAATCCTTTCAGGTGCGTGTTATCAAGGCTATTCGTGTTAAAAGTGAAGAATCGCTGAGCGCCGCTGCGGCCTATAGCTGCAGTTCCATTCTGCTCGATGCATGGTCGCCCCAGGCCTACGGAGGAACGGGGAAAAAGTTTGACTGGGATATATTGAGGAGAATAGGGATCAACAAGAGAGTTATTCTTGCCGGCGGACTCAATCCCGATAATGTGGCTTATGCTATTAAACTTGTCAAACCCTATGGTGTGGATGTGAGCAGCGGTGTTGAAATATCACCGGGTATTAAAGACCATGAAAAAATAAAGTGCTTCATCGAAAGGGTGCAGGAAGCAGCAGAAACGGTAAATGACCAGGGTTAA
- a CDS encoding Maf family protein yields MTRVKLVLASASPRRRELLMQVGLEFDVVPSNVPEEPIHGETPEEHVIRLSVDKAREVGRRCSHGEECWIIGSDTIVLSDGKVFGKPEDDREAARMLSMLSGRKHRVITGYCILNSLTGAEIKRSVETVVFFKKLRPREIVGYVESGEPMDKAGGYAIQGIGSFMVERIEGSYSNVVGLPVCQIVNDLEMAGAVSLFSK; encoded by the coding sequence ATGACCAGGGTTAAGCTTGTCCTGGCGTCGGCCTCGCCGAGGCGGCGTGAACTCCTTATGCAGGTTGGCCTGGAGTTTGATGTTGTGCCGAGTAATGTTCCTGAAGAACCGATTCATGGTGAAACGCCTGAAGAACATGTGATAAGGCTCTCTGTCGATAAAGCGAGGGAAGTAGGCCGCCGCTGTTCCCATGGGGAGGAATGCTGGATTATAGGGTCTGATACGATCGTTCTTTCCGATGGCAAGGTTTTTGGCAAGCCTGAAGATGACAGAGAGGCAGCCCGAATGCTCAGTATGCTCTCTGGAAGAAAACACAGAGTCATTACAGGCTACTGTATTCTCAATTCATTGACGGGAGCTGAAATAAAACGTTCCGTTGAAACCGTTGTTTTTTTTAAGAAGTTGAGGCCCAGGGAAATCGTCGGTTACGTTGAATCGGGGGAACCGATGGATAAGGCCGGCGGCTATGCCATCCAGGGTATCGGTTCCTTTATGGTAGAAAGGATAGAAGGCTCATATAGTAACGTGGTGGGGTTGCCTGTTTGCCAGATCGTCAATGATCTTGAAATGGCAGGCGCCGTGAGCTTGTTTTCAAAATGA
- a CDS encoding endonuclease domain-containing protein: MLPYKKSLKQYSRDLRNNMTDAERLLWSKVRKNQLKGYQFYRQKPIGNYIADFYCPKAKLVIEIDGGQHYLGEGKERDKERDDYMENMGLRILRFSNKEVFENIDGILEVIWEAL, encoded by the coding sequence ATGCTTCCTTACAAAAAAAGTTTAAAACAGTACTCACGGGATCTAAGAAATAATATGACCGATGCTGAAAGGCTTCTGTGGTCAAAGGTACGAAAGAATCAATTAAAAGGATATCAGTTTTATAGGCAAAAACCGATAGGTAATTACATTGCTGACTTCTATTGCCCAAAAGCTAAACTTGTTATTGAAATTGATGGTGGACAACACTATCTCGGAGAAGGCAAGGAACGCGATAAGGAAAGAGATGATTATATGGAAAATATGGGCCTTAGAATCTTAAGGTTTTCGAATAAAGAAGTTTTTGAAAATATCGATGGGATTTTAGAAGTAATATGGGAGGCTTTGTGA
- the ruvC gene encoding crossover junction endodeoxyribonuclease RuvC, with translation MRALGIDPGTRVMGYGIVESVGNRLKHIDNGAIFTKTEDPLHLRLKTLYDGITEVIEKYDPRVLSVEEVFFAKNVKSAMKLGHARGVGILAGANRGLDIFEYSATAIKSAVVGYGRAEKGQVQQMVKILLNLPEIPQADAADALAAAICHINTAGTNSSLHALRKESKRR, from the coding sequence TTGAGAGCTCTCGGCATAGATCCCGGCACGAGGGTCATGGGCTACGGCATTGTTGAAAGTGTGGGCAACAGGCTAAAGCATATCGATAACGGCGCAATCTTTACAAAAACAGAAGACCCGCTTCACTTAAGGCTGAAAACCCTTTACGACGGCATTACGGAAGTCATTGAAAAATACGATCCCAGGGTCCTATCCGTGGAGGAGGTCTTTTTTGCCAAAAATGTAAAGAGCGCTATGAAACTGGGCCATGCCCGGGGTGTGGGCATTCTGGCGGGAGCCAACAGGGGGCTCGATATTTTTGAATATTCAGCGACAGCCATCAAGTCGGCTGTCGTCGGCTATGGCCGGGCAGAGAAAGGGCAGGTCCAGCAGATGGTCAAAATTCTTCTTAATCTCCCCGAAATACCACAGGCTGACGCCGCTGACGCCCTTGCAGCAGCCATTTGCCACATTAACACGGCAGGCACGAACAGTTCCCTCCACGCTTTAAGAAAGGAAAGCAAAAGAAGATGA
- the trpC gene encoding indole-3-glycerol phosphate synthase TrpC, with translation MLRIRKTYLDDIIIYKKQELEERKKKIPYDILKMQLQFVKKPKDFKEALTGDGVKIIAEIKKASPSKGVIRENFDHIEIAEAYEKAGAAAISVLTDSKFFQGDIEYLSQARQVVDIPLLRKDFIIDEYQVVEARIYGADAVLLIATVLPEDELKYLYELSRSLGMHVLVEVHDKKDLKKALNAGADIIGINNRDLKKFKTDIQTTVELAKIIPNDRIIVSESGINSIDDIKMLREGGADAFLIGEAFMREVDPEVKLREFMGE, from the coding sequence ATGCTAAGAATAAGAAAAACCTACCTTGATGATATCATCATTTACAAAAAGCAAGAACTTGAAGAGCGTAAAAAGAAGATCCCCTACGATATTCTCAAAATGCAGCTCCAGTTTGTCAAAAAGCCGAAGGACTTTAAAGAAGCACTGACTGGCGACGGAGTAAAGATAATCGCCGAGATTAAAAAAGCCTCGCCATCGAAGGGGGTCATCAGGGAAAATTTTGACCATATCGAAATTGCAGAGGCCTATGAAAAGGCGGGAGCCGCAGCCATCTCGGTGCTTACAGACAGCAAGTTTTTCCAGGGTGATATAGAGTACTTAAGCCAGGCCAGGCAGGTAGTTGACATTCCCCTCCTTAGAAAGGATTTTATTATTGATGAGTACCAGGTTGTAGAGGCAAGGATCTACGGTGCCGATGCCGTACTCCTTATTGCCACCGTACTGCCGGAAGATGAACTCAAATATCTCTATGAACTTAGCCGTTCACTCGGTATGCATGTGCTCGTCGAAGTGCATGATAAAAAGGACCTCAAGAAGGCGCTCAATGCGGGAGCTGATATTATAGGCATTAACAACAGGGACCTTAAGAAGTTCAAAACAGACATTCAAACTACGGTGGAACTGGCTAAAATCATACCTAATGACAGGATCATTGTCAGTGAGAGCGGGATAAACAGCATTGATGACATAAAGATGCTTAGAGAGGGTGGGGCAGATGCCTTTCTTATTGGCGAAGCTTTTATGAGGGAGGTGGATCCGGAGGTAAAACTGAGGGAGTTTATGGGGGAGTAG